In Komagataeibacter sucrofermentans DSM 15973, the genomic window AGCGTCTCGGCTGCGACAGCCTGCAAGGTATCATTCAGCCGACCGTGCGAATGGGCAAACTTTTTTCCGCCGTTCAGAAGAAGGATGTTTTTCACGCTCTGTCCCCTCATGTTCGACCATCAGGGATAAGGTCTGCTTTCGCGCCACACAACGGGCAAACACTGGGCCTGCCCGGCAAAGGGCATAAAAAAACCGGGGCCGCATTGCACGGCCCCGGTCGGGTCAGTCAGATCCTGACGGGTCGGATCAGTTCACGTCGTCCAGCGCATAGACCACAAGGTCATCCGTCACCGGCGTCATCATGAAGTGGTGGCCACCGGCCATGATGGCGACATACTGCTTGCCCTTGTATTCATACGTCATGGGCGTGGCCTGGCCGCCACCGGGCAGCACGTCGTTCCACACTTCTTTGCCGGTATGGATATCGAAGGCATGGATCATGTTGTCGGTTGTCGCGGCAACAAAGATCAGCCCGCCAGCGGTAATGACCGGGCCGCCATTGTTAGGCGTGCCGATGGTCAGCGGCAGGTGCGTGGGCAGGCCAAACGGGCCGTTGGCGCGCGCGCTGCCCAGCGGGTGCTGCCACAGCACTTTCTGGGTGTGCATGTCGATCGCGGTAATCATGCCATAGGGCGGGCGGTTGCACATCATGCCCGTATATTCATCCCAGAACGGCGAGACCACGATGCCATAAGGCGTTTCCGCCATGGCGCCAGCACCTTCGGCACCGCCGCCGCCGGGCTTGAAGTTGGGGTCATCCACCGGCATCAGGCCCAGCTTGTCGGCCTTCTTGCGGCTGACCAGCTGGTCATACATCGGCGTGTTGTTCCAGTTGGCGATCAGGATACCGGTCTTTTCGTCATACGCCACGCTGCCCCAGTCCGAGCCACCGTTATAGCCGGGATATTCCAGCCAGGGCTTGTCGATGCTGGGCGGGGTGAACTCACCCACGTAATGCGCGCGCCGGTATTTCAGGCGGCAGTAAAGCTGATCGATGGGGGACATGCCCCACATGTCGGCTTCCTTGAGCGGAGCGAAGCCAAGGCGCGGCATGCCAACCGACCAGGGCTGCGTGGGCGAGCGCGTGTCACCCGGCACCATGCCTGGCGAAGGCGCGGGCCGTTCTTCAACCGGCAGCACCGGGTCGCCCGTGCGGCGGTCGAGCACGAACGTCTGGCCACGCTTGGTGGGCATGATCAGGGCCGGAACCGTCGAGCCATCAGGCTTGGTGAAGTCCATCAACGTGGGCTGCGAGCCGATGTCGTAGTCCCACACATCCTTGTGCACGGTCTGGAACACCCAGCGCGGCTCGCCGGTTTTCACGTCAATCGCCACGACGGCGGAGGAGACCTTGTTTTCTTCCGGGCTACGCATGGCGCTGTAGTAATCGGCAGCCGAGTTACCTGTGGGCACGTAAACCAGCCCCAGCGCGTTATCACCAATCATGGCCGCCCAGGAGTTGGGGGTGCCGCGACTGTAATGCTCGCCTTCCTTCGGCTCGCCATGTTCATGCGGACGGTTGACATCCCACGCCCACAGGAAGCGCCCGGTCTCGGCGTCATACCCACGGATCACGCCCGAGGGCGCCCAGCGGCGCTGGCCATCGAGAATTTCCTGGTTGGTGATGATCGCGCCATTGACGATGGGCGGCGGCGCGGTCTCGGCCACGAAGCCGGGCACCGACTCACCCATGCCCTTCATCAGGTTGACCATGCCGTGCCAGCCAAAGCCTTCGCACACCTTGCCATCTTCGCTGTCCACCTCGATCAGGCGTTCATCAAGCGTGGCTTCAAGAATACGGTGATGACAGTGCTCGCCTTCCGGCACGGTGGAGGAAGTGTAATACACCACCGCCTTACACGCCGCCGTGTAGGGGATGCTCTCGTATTTCTCGTTGGCATGGAAATGCCAGACTTCCTTGCCGGTAGCGGGGTCGATGCGCATCATGTCGTTCAGCGCGGAACACATGTACAGGCCGTCACCCACCTTGATGGGCGTGGTCTCGGCCGCCCATTTATTGGTCTGCCCCGGCCCCGGCTTGCTGCCGGTGTGGTAGATGAAGGCACGCTTGAGGTGGCCGATATTGGCAGGCGTGATCTGGTCAAGCGGCGAGAAGCGGGTCGCCTTGTCATCACGCCCGTAGCCGGGCCAGTCATCATGCGCGGGGTTGGCCGTGACCTGGTCCACCATGGGGGTGGCTTCGCTCGGCTCGGCAGGCGGACCGTCAGGGATGTTGGCAGCGTTCACACCCGGAGACTGGGGCGCATTGGGCGAAGGCGCCGAGAACGCATCGGTCGGCGGTGTTGGCGTGCCGGGCGCAACCGTGGCATTGCCATTGCCGG contains:
- a CDS encoding pyrroloquinoline quinone-dependent dehydrogenase; translated protein: MLRTLLLGATIIAGTVGASALAQVPPADQPPGNGNATVAPGTPTPPTDAFSAPSPNAPQSPGVNAANIPDGPPAEPSEATPMVDQVTANPAHDDWPGYGRDDKATRFSPLDQITPANIGHLKRAFIYHTGSKPGPGQTNKWAAETTPIKVGDGLYMCSALNDMMRIDPATGKEVWHFHANEKYESIPYTAACKAVVYYTSSTVPEGEHCHHRILEATLDERLIEVDSEDGKVCEGFGWHGMVNLMKGMGESVPGFVAETAPPPIVNGAIITNQEILDGQRRWAPSGVIRGYDAETGRFLWAWDVNRPHEHGEPKEGEHYSRGTPNSWAAMIGDNALGLVYVPTGNSAADYYSAMRSPEENKVSSAVVAIDVKTGEPRWVFQTVHKDVWDYDIGSQPTLMDFTKPDGSTVPALIMPTKRGQTFVLDRRTGDPVLPVEERPAPSPGMVPGDTRSPTQPWSVGMPRLGFAPLKEADMWGMSPIDQLYCRLKYRRAHYVGEFTPPSIDKPWLEYPGYNGGSDWGSVAYDEKTGILIANWNNTPMYDQLVSRKKADKLGLMPVDDPNFKPGGGGAEGAGAMAETPYGIVVSPFWDEYTGMMCNRPPYGMITAIDMHTQKVLWQHPLGSARANGPFGLPTHLPLTIGTPNNGGPVITAGGLIFVAATTDNMIHAFDIHTGKEVWNDVLPGGGQATPMTYEYKGKQYVAIMAGGHHFMMTPVTDDLVVYALDDVN